One region of Ammospiza caudacuta isolate bAmmCau1 chromosome 22, bAmmCau1.pri, whole genome shotgun sequence genomic DNA includes:
- the NBL1 gene encoding neuroblastoma suppressor of tumorigenicity 1 produces MRPPFPGWCRILAELAMMLWFLVGALFPALLLAAPPPINKLALFPDKSAWCEAKNITQIVGHSGCESKSIQNRACLGQCFSYSVPNTFPQSTESLVHCDSCMPAQSMWEIVTLDCPGNEEIPRVDKLVEKILHCSCQACGKEPSHEGALFNVYLNAEENMAHEGPAPHHYPHHQQELEEPPSSHHHHEEEGEE; encoded by the exons GTGTAGGATTCTGGCAGAGCTGGCCATGATGTTATGGTTCCTGGTGGGGGCCCTGTTCCCAGcgctgctcctggctgccccACCGCCCATAAACAAGCTCGCCCTCTTCCCCGACAAGAGCGCCTGGTGTGAGGCCAAGAACATCACCCAGATCGTGGGGCACAGCGGCTGCGAGTCCAAATCCATCCAGAACAG GGCCTGTCTGGGACAGTGTTTCAGCTACAGCGTCCCCAACACCTTCCCCCAGTCCACAGAGTCCCTGGTCCACTGTGACTCCTGCATGCCAGCCCAGTCCATGTGGGAAATC GTGACTCTGGACTGCCCAGGCAACGAGGAGATCCCCAGGGTGGACAAGCTGGTGGAGAAGatcctgcactgcagctgccaggccTGTGGGAAGGAGCCCAGCCACGAGGGAGCCCTGTTCAACGTGTACCTGAACGCCGAGGAGAACATGGCCCACGAGGGGCCCGCGCCCCACCACTACCCCCAccaccagcaggagctggaggagccgCCCTCCAGCCACCACCACCACGAGGAGGAGGGCGAGGAGTGA